Part of the Lotus japonicus ecotype B-129 chromosome 6, LjGifu_v1.2 genome, ATTTAGTTGGTCATAGCCATTGATCTCAATCAAATTTTGGGATCAGATACCTGTCTCGTTAAAATCtatgtttttcattttattttatttcaggAGCTGCTAAACCTTTTGAAGCTATATTTGTGTCATCTAAAACCAAGAACAAGAATGTAGTTGATCCACTAATTGTGATTCTTCATGGAGGGCCACAGGATGTCACTTTGTCACACTTCTCAAAGTCTTGGGCTTTTCTATCTTCAGTTGGATACAACTTGCTGATTGTAAATTCCAGGTAATATGTACTCCTGAACTTCCAAGCATTAGTAAGGGGCAGTATTGTTAAAATCATGCCAAGTATGACGAGTTCTTTCATATTTCTATTGGTTCCTGTTTGAAATATGagataaaaccattcatgtgtcttcTTCACCCAAcagtttaagcttttgggatagttggttcatgacatggtatcagagtctctataaccaagtggtctagagttcgatccttgttcCTATTATtctaatatataatttaaatttccgCCCATTGGGATTCGGTGAGGAAGCATTACAATCTCTTCCAGGAAAAGTGAAtttatagagtttaggaaaGAATGTTAGCCTTTATGGATGAAGACTTATCTACTAATTGACTGTTTTAAGGTttcttaatttgttaatatttcTCAGAGGTTCATTGGGATTCGGTGAGGAAGCATTACAATCTCTTCCAGGAAAAGTTGGGTCTCAGGTATTTATTATTTTCTACTTCAAGATACGTAGTTTTATTTTTGGGTAAGTCAAATAATTTTTGGTAATGCTATTTGAGCAAACATTTACTTTATAAGTAAGTACACAGAACTTTCTGGTAGGgtattgattttagtttttcatcTGTAGGATGTCAATGATGTTCTCTCCGCTATAGATCAAGTTATCAATTTGGGTCTTGCCAGTCCATCCAAGATTACAGTGATGGGTAACTCACATGGTGGTTTTTTGACAACCCACTTAATTGGCCAGGTGAAATAAGCCCAATTACTGTGACTTGACATATCCATATATCTATACATGTTCTATATCTCATTTTCTTGCAATACCAATTTTATTGTAATATATGAACTCTGCATTGTCTGTCAAGCATCCCTTAACTGGTTATTATACTACTACTAGTTATCCTTTGCCTTGGACCTGTTGTGGTTAACATCATTTAGAGTTTATTACCAAAGTGAAAGCAACTTATATTATTTTTGTTGTAGAAATTGTTTATTAGAGGTATGTGATGGATTAAAAGAAGCTTGCAATTGGAAATATTGtcaaaaactaaaacaaacgggggggggggggggaggtaTTGTAACAAGCTATGGGATATAGTTATTTTCAGAAGCCTAACATATACTAAGCAATTAGAAtggtttaaaaaataacaatgtATACTTAAATGGCAAAAGGGATTCTTATTTCAATTGAGACTGATACTTGTGAATTTTCCGTGGTGTGGTGACTTTTGTTGACCATAGAGCATTGTTTTCTTGCTTTCTAATTGCTGCAGGAACCGGAGAAGTTTGTGGCAGCAGCAGATAAATTAGAAGGCCACAAGAAGGTTTAGTATAGGCCTTTGAGCATCAATAATCCCTGCAAGCCTTTCAATGTCTTTCTGAGGCCTAGAGCCCATTTGGATATTGACTTATTGGAACTTCTACTAGAAAAAGCACTAAATTAGCTCCAGTAAGTGCTCTTTAGTTTGTATCTTCCTAGTATTTTGAGAAAACAGTATGGTCTaaattgttttttctttcaaacAGATACAAAGCATGCATTTCATCTCCTTTTGCCCTTCCTTTCCTTTCTCTCACGTTTTATGTAGCTAAATTGTATTGTATTCCCATGGAGAAGTGGATCTCCCAAGGGGAGTGTTTTTCACCTTAAGATACATGTTGAGATTCTCACCTTAACCTTACTGAACAATTCAGCCAATAGAGTGATTTGAAAAACCATGTCAACTAATTACAGTTCTGCATTGAGTGGTATATGAGTATATCTCTCTATTCATTACCCTACATTCTAATATTTCATATAATTGAATTTCATGATGAATTGATAAGATAAAATATGTCTAAATCATGATTATGATATATCATATTAGATACAGGTGATTTATGTCATTGTagttttatttcaataaattctGCAGGTAAAAGCACCAACACTTTTCCTATTAGGTGCTCAAGATCTTCGTGTTCCAATTTTTGATGGGTTGCAAGTAAGATTTTATGAGCTTGAAGTATAGTTTTATGGGTCTCGTTATTGGTATTGTATGAGTGACAGTAAAACTATCACTTTTTGAATGTCTAGTATGCCCGGGCTTTAAAAGAGACAGGAGTAGAGGTCAAAACCATTATGTTTCAAAATGATGTTCATGCACTCAAAAGGAAGACAAGTCCTACTTAAACCCTTTGCCTTTCAACTGCATAGAATCATGGTTTATAATTTTAATACAgtatgattcttttttttttaaattatctgATAACTTTGCAGGCCACAATCCGACTGGGAATGCATCCTTAATATTGGGGTGTGGTTCAACAAGTATTGCAAAAAAGTGTGAGTAAGAGTCTTACATTGGGAGAAAGATGAAAGTATTGAGCAATATATAAGTGAAATAAGTGAAAGGACTCATACACCCAATGCCTTAAGGGGTTGGGTGAAAGGTGTGGTGTTcattcatatatcatatatgtgGTTTGCTCTTTGTCCAATGTGGTGTGAAGATCCCCTCTTGAGCCAACAGAGGGAAGATTGGTGGCACTGAGGCGGAAACTCTATCATATCCCTGGTGCTCAAAATGGGGAATATACTTTGTTATCCTCTACACAACTTGGGTAAAGTAAAGACTTGCCCTTCACATTCAGTAACCAATATTTAAACGTGTTTGGAGAGTGCAAATGATACCTGTGACAAATGAAATGCAACACTAGATTCATATTTAGTCACTTACATATTAATCCTGAATGATTGTGAAATACACTGATGATTTAAAAACGGGAATAGAGGAGGGCTATTACTATTAAATCATGGGAACAAGTGCCGGTTGCAGTGCATTGTACGTATGTCTTCTACATAATTAAAAAGAGGCTCTTTAGAAATAAAGTCATGATGTTAGGGGACAAAATGACGATCGTATAATATGTAAGATCACCACTTATTAGAGCTAATGTTCTTCCCCATCAAAGACCACAATTTAGCTCCTTGAAAATCACAGCATAAATCGAAATAAGAGCATTCCGAATATATTATCATGTATGCAACTGCTGATGAAGGGATAACCGATGATACGAGGCATTACATACAACAAACCACTTTGAGCTGAAGAAATAGGCACTCCCTGCAATGAGAATGAACTGAAAATTAACACCATAAGAAACTGCCACTATTATTTAAAGGAATAAGCCACTTGATTGAGACTTGAGAGGAAAGGAGAGAGAACTCATTCTGATGAACTCATGCTAGTTTAACCTAAGATCTTGTCAAAGAATGAAGCACGTATCCGTTGAACCAACCACACATTCACACTCAACTAACCTAACTAATACTACTGAACTAATTTGTTTAGCCGGTCGCTCTCTAATAAATTAACAATTATAGGATAAGGacagatgttttttttttaagagaaagGACAGATGTTAAAATGACATTGGATTGGAGAAGAAAGGACCCAGAGTGAATGTGGAAATGGAATGCAGGAGCCCACTCTTGAGCATCAGCACTCATTCACACTGGTTTTTAGCGTCAACTCGCTTCCCCCAATTTtattctcttcctcttccagtTCCTTTTAAGTATCTATCACCTTTCCCTTCCACGCTCAACGCAACAACCACACCAAAACCACTCTCTCTCATCGCGtaacccctctctctctctctcattcatcacACGATGCTTCTTCTCCATTAttctgttatttatttatttccttgTTATGTAATCTGCAGCAGAAGATTCTCAGCCACGGCCATGGATAATCCAAAAGGTCAAGAATCCCCATCGGTATTGGATGAAGAAGCATTCGCACTTCCCTCTAAGTTACTTCAAGAATTCACATCCATGTCCACCATCGACAAGGCGTGGCTTTTCAAACCTGACACTCACATTGGTGGTAATGGTAATGCTAAGTCTCTCTCTTCATTTCTCATTCTTCTTTACTTCAACTTAGTTAGTTTCTACTTGCTAATGATGATGGAAATTCGTTATTTTCAGCTTCTACTCAGGGAATGTTTTGCGTGAGTCAACCGAACCTTTTGGCCAACAAGAGAAGGAAGTTCATTCTGTCGTCTACAATTTCCAAACAAAGTGACAGTGGTTCCGTGGAATTTGAGTGGGCTCCATTCCCTGTTGAGATGACTGGAGTCTCTGTGATGGTCCCTTCTCCATCTGCATCCAAACTTTTAATTGTTCGGAATCCCGAAAGCGGAGAAGGTACTCCTTCCTGCTTCGAAATTTGGACCTCCTCTCGTCTCGAAAAGGAGTTCCACATCCCCCAATCCAAGCACGCGTCAGTGTATACTGATGGATGGTATTGCAATTGTTTTATCTATTGGCTTGGCTGTGAATGATAATACAAAACTAAATGCATTAAAATCCAAAAGATTGTGTCATTGTGTGTGTCTTGTTCTGTGATATTATAGGTTTGAGGGAATCTCTTGGAACTCGGATGAAACACATATAGCGTATGTTGCCGAAGAGCCATCCCCTCCAAAGCCTGCATTCAATGATTTGGGCTACAAGAAAGGTGGTTCTGATGACAAGGATTACGGTACCTGGAAAGGTCAAGGGGATTGGGAGGAGGGCTGGGGAGAAACATATGCGGGGAAGAGGCAGCCTGCGCTTTTTGTCATGAATATCACTAGGTTTTCTACAGTTTATATATTCATTCAATAATGAAGAGTATAAAAAAGAATACTAATTACAATAGTGGTTTTACAGTGGTGAGGTACAGGCTGTCAAAGGAATCGACAAATCCTTGAGTGTTGGGCAAGTTGTCTGGGCTCCATCGAATGAAGGCTCTGCTCAATACTTGGTCTTTGTTGGATGGTCTTTTGAGACAAGAAAACTTGGTATTAAGTACTGCTATAACAGGCCTTGTGCAGTATATGCTGTGAAAGCACCACACAAGTCAAAAGCTAATGAAACTGAGATTCAGTAAGCCACTTTGGTTTCTATTTCCTATTGTTGAGTTTGGTTATGCTGGAGCTCGGCTGAATTTTGAAGGTGTGCTGATGCAGGTCTGTTGAAGATGTCCAGGCGTTTAACCTAACTAGAACCATAAGTAGCGCTTTCTTTCCACGGTTCAGGTAATATGGTTCTCACTTTCCCTATGCTATGCATATCAGAGTCAGGATATTTTTCATAGCTCTGTTTACACCCGCTGAAATAGAATTTTAAATAGTTTTCCAGATTCTAGTGTGCAAGTAATGTATAGGTTGATGACAAGATAGGAAAGTTGTCTAATGATGAAGGTAAGGGGTTTCTGGCTTGAGGTGATTGATTTCCACGTCTATCAATCTCCAGATTCAGAGAGCTGTACCAAGCATTCAGCATTGAGGGTGGGGGGTGTTTGCTAAAGCAGAATgaagaacttttttgggaaaactatttttcattttgacaatttatttgttttttggttTCAAAAGGATTTGTAGAGTATTGTTTAATTATTTGAAGAATATGAAACAGAATTTATGGGACCAATATTCCTGAAAATATCACAGATTCTCCATTATCAGTTTTTAAAGTATGAATACTTATGTGGTTTAAAACCTATCTGATATCAGTCTAAACCTTCACCTCAGTAAGTTATCTCAATTCTAAACATATTGTATCTTTTTCAGTCGCATGAAACTTGTTCAGCCTTTTCTAGATGTTAAAGCAATGAGTTATTAATGACAAGTGTGTGAATTTGGTTTCTATGATCTTGATTCCAATGCATGAATTTTCTACCAGCCCAGATGGAAagtttcttatatttttatctgcAAGAAGTTGTGTTGATTCGGGAGCCCATTCTGCTACAAATTCACTGCATAGAATTGATTGGCCTAGGGATGTGGAACCTTATCAATCTGCAAAAGTTCATGATGTGGTAAGCTTTTTTTTTCCAGTTTAACTTTAATCTTATTGTTGCCATCGAGCTTTATGATCTATCGTTGCTCTTGGTATTATTTTATAGTTTTCTCATATCAATTAACAGCATGAGCTTCTTCACAATCATACACTTAAGAATATGATTTGGAATACATAAAATGTTGACTATTATAGTTTGTTCTTATTATACATGTGATAGTTTTGCTTCAAGAACATGCCAAATGGTAAGGTTTTTCTTTAACTGTTGAATGAGTGTTTGATCTGGTTGAATATCTGTACACATCCATCATTGTTTCCTCTTCGGATTACCTATTTTAAGTTGGTTTTGGTATCTTCACTGATAGAACAGAATATTTTGAAAGCATGCTCTATGGATAGCATATTCAAAATCATAAGTTAATTTCCtttcttatctttttcttttttccgaATCCTGATctcaattttcacaaattttttTTGCACCTTGCTTGCTCTTGTCGGGTATCAATTTCATGAGGCTGTTTGTACTGGCCTCAGATTTCTTGCTGTTAACAACGGTTTAGAAATTAGAACCTAAATACTAGTAGTCTTGAATAGATGTTTTTCAGGTTCTCATATGACTGAAGCATCTTTAAAATCTGAACTCATttgtaaaaatatattttccaaATTTAGTTTTTGTTTACTACATGAAAAGTGCTTATTGTTTCTGTAAAAATTCTTGATAAAATTATTGTGACTTTTTTGTATAACTTTTTTAAGATTCCAGTTGTGCTGTGTGCTGAGGATGGCAGCTTCCCTGGGCTTTACTGTTCAAGTATCCTTAGTGATCCATGGCTTTCTGATGGCTACACTTTGATTATACCCTCTATCTGGCACAGCAGTCAAGTTTTACTTTCTGTCAATGTGTTGAGGTAACTAGAGCAGTATGtatgatttttttatgttttcactGACCATTACGCAAATAATCATGAGCAACTCTGTACATTTTCTTCAAATCAAGTGGAGACACATTACGTATTACCCCTGCCGACTCAAATTTCTCTTGGAGTCTCCTTACGTTGGATGGGAACAATATTCTTGCTGGTAACATTGGATGCTCATTTTATCTTTAACCTTACTATTCGAGTGAAGCAAATGTTACTTAGTTCTAACTTGTCCAACTTTATGCAGTTTCAAGCAGTCCAGTAGATGTTCCTCAAGTCAAGTATGGAACCATTGTTAAGAAGGCAGCTGATAGTAATGACTGGAGTTGGTCAGATGTATCAAATCCTATATTTAAATGCTCTGACCAGGTTTTGGTTAAGTTTCCTTTTGGATTATCTGTATGGATAATTTTTGCAAATAAAAATAATCCTATGCTAAAATTGTACCGTTGGAATTGGGCTACAGGTTAGATCATTGTTGTCCTCTCGTATGTTCAGTGTAATGAAGATCTCAGTCAAGGATGCTTCTGAAAGTACAACAAAAGGTATATTCCTTACTCTAGATTTTTAGGCGATTAAATGCACAGATTTATCATAATGTAACTCTTGCGTTCGGATTGGTGAGTATACAACTGATAGCGTTATGTGGAGCTTTGTGTCTTTAATTGTTCTGCAACAGAACCAATTAACCACTCAGGGAGAAGAAAGGATGAAGTCCTTGAAAATAATGTTCATTGAATTTTTGTAGTTGTGTAGTATGGCATATgggaaatattttttattctacTGTCTTTTCCTAGTTCGTACGGCCCTTTGAAAGTTAAGGAAAGAATAGAAAATGGCCAAATGGCCACCTGTATAAAGGTGCTGAAATTAAGACTGATAGTTGCACGATGATAATAATATAAATCTGTAAATCAAATGGCCACCTGTATAAAGGTGCTGAAATGGAAATATAGCTAAGCTAAGTTATCAGATgggaaaaaatagaaaatgaagaaCAAGAAATTTGAATAGAACTAATTAAATTTTTGGTTTATGGGTAGCAGGTTAAGTATAGCTAAACTTGCATGAAAAAACTGTAAACGGAATTACTTCATAGTTATTCTGTTATATCATCACTAAATCTTGCTCATACCTAGTGCTATAAGATTGGTGGCCAAGTTGAGTTATTGAAAAATGTAAGGAAATTTCAAAAAACATTTTATTTGTTTACCCTTTGATTTTATCATGTAAGTTAGTATGGCCAtactaaaaaatttattgaggaatttaattttattctgaattttttttatctcaacTTCAATTTCAGGTGCTAGTAAACCTTATGAGTCTATATTTGTGTCATCAAAAACTAAGAAAAGTGACACATGTGATCCACTAATTGTGGTCCTACATGGAGGACCGCACTCTGTCTCATTGTCAGGCTTTTCAAAGCCATTGGCTTTTCTTTCTTCACTTGGATATAGCTTGTTGATTGTAAACTACAGGTAAATGACATCTTCCTTGGTGCCCGAGCATTTAGTCAAGACCATacgttttaaatttattataatttgatGTGTTGCATCATATTCCTGTTGATTATATACATTGTGCTTGATCAAGATATCAGTGCTAGGATAGTTATAGTGATTCTGAGCTTGCAATAGCATACATATCAGGAGAAGTGGCCTCTAATGAGCTGTAAACCTGCTATACGTCTTTCATGTTAGTAATAAGTATTATTTCTTTTAAGCACTGCTGACCAAATACAAGACCCCACTTGAGGGGGATGTTTGGACTTTCAAAGGGGTTTATCAAGATTAAAGGTAGTATTCATTGAAAAGTTAGAAACTatggaaagaaaatatttgCACAATAAAACTACAGTGTGATGAAGAAACTAAATCCTTATATTTGGGCTAAGGAGCCCAGGCCAAAAAATTTCTTTTGTTTAATGTGATGAGGTTCCAAAGGAAACTTCCATATCCATTTTCCCGCCAAAGCAATGTTCTAAGACATCAAGTTTCCAAGTCCAAAACCCTTGTCCTAAGGAGGACAAGGAAAGAGAATCCTTTGAAGAAAACTAGCATAAATAGAACGAGAGGAAATAAATGAACATTGCAACTGACATAAGAGAGAGAACAAACAAGGACCCTTGGCAAGATATTCAGGAAAAAGATAGTAAGATACTCATGCATTTCTAGTATCACGGAATACCAAAGCTTAATTGTTTTGATCTTATTCTTTGAAGTCCTAAAAGTCATACCATAACAGGTGACCGCTGTTGAAATCTGTCTCTGGATGCTACTTGTAAAACATAAGTGAACCAACTTGATATTTTGGTTTTGGCATCATGTGGTAAAGACATACACCTCCAATAATGATTTAGATATAGAAGttatttcataaaattttaactaTATGCTACATACTTTTTTTAGAAATGCACGACATTGTCAACACTCAACACCTTTATGAGATAGCCATTAGCTAATGTTCTGTATTAGGGAAAGCTTACGTAAGAtaatgacagaaagtaaaccctagcagaacaCTCAAAATAGCAATgttatcataaaaggaatattctcattaatgctaaAAAGTCGTCTGGTACAAgttgatgacctccccttttatagagggtgcgGTCATGATGTGGATTTTtgctatatttgggcctgacaatcagggcccaaacccctatgcatataagacaaatccaagagaatcttccagctggcttgcggGTCCACCTGAGGAAGAGCAAAGCTATTACACCGTGTCGTTGATTCTCGCCAGGCTGTCTTCATTAGCGTGATTGCTCCTATTTGGGCGGGcactttatgtcccgcccagtccacatgcccccaagacatgagactcagGTAACTTGAGTCGAAATGTTTTTATATACTGTTTTGTCGCCCGATGTGTCGTGATATTGTCTTTCGCTGATTGCAGGTATGTCGCCATTCTATTGTTTATTTATTCATCGCCAGCGTCgctggtgaatgcagctccgggaagaccttcagatctgatcgctaaatcagatccaggcgttcggcggcgttcaacgccgcctgactacgtgaacttagaagatcttaaaaccactgctccacggagagcgcagGAGGCAGTGAcgggtatcacgcctgcggctttgcaacaaatgttagataccttacagaaggtgcagtcctaaaacgagcagttgcaagcccaagttgagtatcttactcagaGGCAAGATTTCAAGCAGGGACAACGTCTGGAGGCGGAGGACGTagttgaatttcaaccttttgttccagccatcaccaaggtggacataccaaagcacctgcaaaccatgacattggacgccttttcgggcgaatctgatcctatggagcacctGAGGTATTTCAAcactaaaatggtgatcggcggggcaacggatgcggtaaaatgccgattattgccttccacgttcaagggcatggcgatgcagtggttcatccGACAACCGCCCTTTTCCATCGATAACTTCACTGATCTGTctactaagtttctgactcaattctccgccaataaaaccacaaaagcaacaatgtttgatcttatcagcatacatcagcaaccaggcgagaaattaaaaacctacatggcacgctttagcaagatggcggtgcagttggaggagGATAACCCGGATGTATGCTTGGCATCGTTCAAAAATGGtcttcgggcgggagatttgaatagagaccTAACAAGGCGGCCGGCGaaagatatgatggatcttcgtgctCGCGTACAGGAATTCATATTGATtgaacaagatgatcagaagaaacaagaaagagaggaaggacgcaagcagtctcaGTCTGGCGGTGTTCCACAGGAGAAacccaaggcgggga contains:
- the LOC130722319 gene encoding acylamino-acid-releasing enzyme isoform X3, with the protein product MECRSPLLSISTHSHWFLASTRFPQFYSLPLPVPFKYLSPFPSTLNATTTPKPLSLIARRFSATAMDNPKGQESPSVLDEEAFALPSKLLQEFTSMSTIDKAWLFKPDTHIGASTQGMFCVSQPNLLANKRRKFILSSTISKQSDSGSVEFEWAPFPVEMTGVSVMVPSPSASKLLIVRNPESGEGTPSCFEIWTSSRLEKEFHIPQSKHASVYTDGWFEGISWNSDETHIAYVAEEPSPPKPAFNDLGYKKGGSDDKDYGTWKGQGDWEEGWGETYAGKRQPALFVMNITSGEVQAVKGIDKSLSVGQVVWAPSNEGSAQYLVFVGWSFETRKLGIKYCYNRPCAVYAVKAPHKSKANETEIQSVEDVQAFNLTRTISSAFFPRFSPDGKFLIFLSARSCVDSGAHSATNSLHRIDWPRDVEPYQSAKVHDVIPVVLCAEDGSFPGLYCSSILSDPWLSDGYTLIIPSIWHSSQVLLSVNVLSGDTLRITPADSNFSWSLLTLDGNNILAVSSSPVDVPQVKYGTIVKKAADSNDWSWSDVSNPIFKCSDQVRSLLSSRMFSVMKISVKDASESTTKGASKPYESIFVSSKTKKSDTCDPLIVVLHGGPHSVSLSGFSKPLAFLSSLGYSLLIVNYRGSLGFGEEALQSLPGKIGSQDVNDVLTAIDHVVNLGLASPSKIALLGGSHGGFLTTHLIGQAPEKFVAAAARNPVCNLGLMVGTTDIPDWCFVETYGTSGRNRFTEAPSAEDLALFYTKSPISHLSKVRTPTLFLLGAQDLRVPITTGLQYARALKEKGVQVKVIVFPNDTHGIERPQSDFESFLNIGVWFNKYCK
- the LOC130722319 gene encoding acylamino-acid-releasing enzyme isoform X2 — protein: MECRSPLLSISTHSHWFLASTRFPQFYSLPLPVPFKYLSPFPSTLNATTTPKPLSLIARFSATAMDNPKGQESPSVLDEEAFALPSKLLQEFTSMSTIDKAWLFKPDTHIGGNASTQGMFCVSQPNLLANKRRKFILSSTISKQSDSGSVEFEWAPFPVEMTGVSVMVPSPSASKLLIVRNPESGEGTPSCFEIWTSSRLEKEFHIPQSKHASVYTDGWFEGISWNSDETHIAYVAEEPSPPKPAFNDLGYKKGGSDDKDYGTWKGQGDWEEGWGETYAGKRQPALFVMNITSGEVQAVKGIDKSLSVGQVVWAPSNEGSAQYLVFVGWSFETRKLGIKYCYNRPCAVYAVKAPHKSKANETEIQSVEDVQAFNLTRTISSAFFPRFSPDGKFLIFLSARSCVDSGAHSATNSLHRIDWPRDVEPYQSAKVHDVIPVVLCAEDGSFPGLYCSSILSDPWLSDGYTLIIPSIWHSSQVLLSVNVLSGDTLRITPADSNFSWSLLTLDGNNILAVSSSPVDVPQVKYGTIVKKAADSNDWSWSDVSNPIFKCSDQVRSLLSSRMFSVMKISVKDASESTTKGASKPYESIFVSSKTKKSDTCDPLIVVLHGGPHSVSLSGFSKPLAFLSSLGYSLLIVNYRGSLGFGEEALQSLPGKIGSQDVNDVLTAIDHVVNLGLASPSKIALLGGSHGGFLTTHLIGQAPEKFVAAAARNPVCNLGLMVGTTDIPDWCFVETYGTSGRNRFTEAPSAEDLALFYTKSPISHLSKVRTPTLFLLGAQDLRVPITTGLQYARALKEKGVQVKVIVFPNDTHGIERPQSDFESFLNIGVWFNKYCK
- the LOC130722319 gene encoding acylamino-acid-releasing enzyme isoform X1 — encoded protein: MECRSPLLSISTHSHWFLASTRFPQFYSLPLPVPFKYLSPFPSTLNATTTPKPLSLIARRFSATAMDNPKGQESPSVLDEEAFALPSKLLQEFTSMSTIDKAWLFKPDTHIGGNASTQGMFCVSQPNLLANKRRKFILSSTISKQSDSGSVEFEWAPFPVEMTGVSVMVPSPSASKLLIVRNPESGEGTPSCFEIWTSSRLEKEFHIPQSKHASVYTDGWFEGISWNSDETHIAYVAEEPSPPKPAFNDLGYKKGGSDDKDYGTWKGQGDWEEGWGETYAGKRQPALFVMNITSGEVQAVKGIDKSLSVGQVVWAPSNEGSAQYLVFVGWSFETRKLGIKYCYNRPCAVYAVKAPHKSKANETEIQSVEDVQAFNLTRTISSAFFPRFSPDGKFLIFLSARSCVDSGAHSATNSLHRIDWPRDVEPYQSAKVHDVIPVVLCAEDGSFPGLYCSSILSDPWLSDGYTLIIPSIWHSSQVLLSVNVLSGDTLRITPADSNFSWSLLTLDGNNILAVSSSPVDVPQVKYGTIVKKAADSNDWSWSDVSNPIFKCSDQVRSLLSSRMFSVMKISVKDASESTTKGASKPYESIFVSSKTKKSDTCDPLIVVLHGGPHSVSLSGFSKPLAFLSSLGYSLLIVNYRGSLGFGEEALQSLPGKIGSQDVNDVLTAIDHVVNLGLASPSKIALLGGSHGGFLTTHLIGQAPEKFVAAAARNPVCNLGLMVGTTDIPDWCFVETYGTSGRNRFTEAPSAEDLALFYTKSPISHLSKVRTPTLFLLGAQDLRVPITTGLQYARALKEKGVQVKVIVFPNDTHGIERPQSDFESFLNIGVWFNKYCK